The following nucleotide sequence is from Larus michahellis chromosome 17, bLarMic1.1, whole genome shotgun sequence.
TTGGCAGCATTTTGAAGGCACTGGAACGCCAGAGGTTGCCCCAAGCATTGTTCCTAGAGAAGCTGGTCCATAGCTAGAAGTCAGAGCTCCTTTTACACATGATGGAGGAGTCATCTCAGTGGAGGTAGGTAGGTTGATTCCATCGGTACCAAGATCTGTTTGCAACACAGGGAATAAAAGCTACAATTGCCATGTTGTTAACAGTTTCCCTTGaaacaaaaatcattattattcCATTTGTAACCTTACTTCGACTTGGCAGTCACCAAATGATCCTTTGCTCCTATAGGAAGCTCATAGCAACCCCCCTGTCTTCCTAAGTAACATCTTCCATTGTGCTCATGAGTTCAGCTGCCTGTTGGACTTCCTCCGTGTAAGAGGAGGTCTGATTCACGGCACAGGGTGATCCATGACTTAGAAAGCCCAGCAGCTATGGGTAGCACGCTGTGCCCTCTGATGCCTTCCTACTAAGACGGCATCCTTGATGCCATGTAGCAGAAACTAGAAGCACAGAGAGGCCTGAGCAGCACAGGCTGTGGCAGAGGCATGTTCAGTGAAATAACCAGACGGGCTCTGAGCCCATATGCGTGGCTTAATGCTTTTGTAgcatttaaaggagaaaaatctttgtTCTCGTTTCATCTGCCACTGTGGAACAGTTACTTTGCAGCAGAGCTCTCTGGGTGGCACTGCAGGAGAGAAAACTGGCTGTGGAGGGGATTACCCaagcagaaacagcaaaacaagccttcctctgcttcctccacACAAGGAGTTAGTTTAGGACAGTCCTTATGGCCAGTGTTTCTATCCAGGTTTTTGgcgtttgttttcttttcccctttttttaaccAGCATAGTTTTTCAGTCAAAACTTGATATACTATTTGTCTTCAAGCAGAAAAATCGCTGTGTCCCAAGAAGCTTCAGGTTAGCCATGAAGCTTCATGTAAGAACGTGTCACCACGTGGCTCCACATTGCCTGAGTCTCTAAGGGCTTGCACATTGCCCTCTAAGGTCCCATTGCTTTTCTCCCAAGCCCTCACCAAGGAGCGAAGCTGTGGGCCCCCGCTGCCTTACCCTGAAGAGTTGAAACCGGATGAGTTCATTGCAGCTTTGGAGTTGCtctgggctgtgccggggctgctgGCATGGAGTGCACTGCCGGGGGACGAGGGCCTGCTGGAGTTCCCTGGGGAACACGATGATGTTACTGTGTAGCAGAGAAAGCAGAATAAGGTGGGGATCTCCTTTTCCTGCCAAGGACAGCCCAAGCCCGAACACTCCCTCCCACCATATCTTGTACCCATCCTGCTGTTCATCTGACTCGCtgtctgccctgcagcagcaaggCAGAATCCGTGGGGGGGTTCTCCAGGACTGCTCCCTCTGTAGCGCTCGGTTTCTATTTGTGTGAGAAGTGTGTAAGAAGTGACACTTCTCAAAGGAGATCTGACAACGTTCTGCTGAAGAAATAGCATAACCTACCCCCAAGTACTCTTCGTGTTTTGCTTCGAGATGTGCCTGGCTCCCAAACCTAAACACCCCAAGTAAAATTTGCCTAGGATTATCCTGGGAATGTTACCATGCCCAGGAAGCTTTCCATGTCTTTGTTCCAGCCAAGAGAAAGAGTCTGCTGTTCTTATCCTTCGTACACTAGTTATGTGGGGATACTTTCCCCAGCCAAACCCAAGGGTCTTATTAAGAGTGGCCTGCAAACATGACCTAGAAaccagagcaggagcagaggaaggagggaaggaataGTGAGTGAGGCAGGTTTCTCAAGGCTTACCGGTCCCAGGCATGGTGCTATGCACTGGATTGACGGAGAGGGGCCCCAAGGACCCTGAGGTAGACACCtagagagaaacagaagcaaacagTAAGCACTTGGCACTATGAGGGTATAGATCATAAAATGCCACTCCTTTCGTATTCCTTTTAGAGCGTGCTGGCTCCCAGGCAGCCTTTTTATCTACATCTGAGGCTCTCATAGATATTTCTATTCATAGTGTAGCGTAGAACCACCATTGTCGTATCCAGGGCCGTGCAAAGAAATCGGAATGAGCATTACATATGCCTGACACTCTCTACACAGGTCTAAATTTATGGATCAGCTATGGAAAAGCCCGAAATTATCAAATGCAAGCCAAACTTTCTGGAAGTCCTGAGGTCCCGTTGGTAGGAGCCACTGCCCTTTGGATGTTTCAGCCCTGATGTTCCTAGTCAGAAACATCCCAGCTCACTCTGGTCTTGGGCACAAATAATCCCTTTTCCTTTGTGGAGTTCTTGATGGGTGAGAATTCTCAGGTGACAATTAGTAATTTGGTGGCTGCACGCAAAGCGAGCCTGGGGCATTTGTTGTTCAACCATGATACTTTAACTACAGGCAGCACGTTGTTCAGAATGACTGATGAGCAAAGACATACCTCGTAGAATGTGTTCACAGGAAAACTATTCACCAAAGCTGCTGCTCTAAAAATTCATGGCTTGCAAGCAGCATTTTGTGTTTGTGACTGTAGACCAAATGTGTTGTGCAACAAGTGATCCAGCTTCTTGTGATGTTTTGCTGCCTTCTGATGCATAATTCCAAAACACAGAAGATTTCAAGATAAAATATTGCTTGTGAATATGTACTCTCCCTCCCACTCACATGTGCTCCAGCACTAACAACACTGTGGGGAGGTTCCTGACACTTTTATAGGTGGAAGCAACTATTAACTTAGAAACGCAATAGTAGCTTGTTATCCACAGTAGCCACCGACAGCAGATTACAGGAACAGGCTTTCACCAACTCTCACACaacagtttctcttttcctcatccttcccgGCAATGAAAATATACTTGCCAAAATGTGAATGTACGACATGAGAGGACAGCTAGCACTACTGAAGTGTGCTCTGCCTTTCTGCACAGATGTAAACCAGCAAACTGATATGTAAATTGTTACcattaggtttcagagttaacGACTAAATTGACATGAGTGGATGTAATTCTCATTCCATGGAATACTGATTCCTCCTCCATTAACTTCAGAAAGCTTTTATTTACCAATCTTAGGGTGAAAAATTTTGGGATAGCACCCCCTATTTGGATAAATTATCCTACAATTAAACTGACCTGCACCTTCTGGtaaacttgtattttctttctattgttttcattaatagaataaaaataaatgttgtataAATGTGAGCATGAGATTCTATTCAGGTTGGGATGTTGAGTCTATGCCCAGCCCGTGGCTAGCCCAGCTGCCTCTCTGCAGGTGTAGTGGAAGCCCACCAGGCTGCAGAGTGGGCTGGTGTGTACAAGGACATGTCCTGTCTCCTTTTCCAGCAAAGCCTGCTGTATCACTCCCACCCTTTTCCCTACTTGGCTGGGATGGCATGTAGAACTCCCTTAAATCAAAGTCTCTCACCAGTCTGGAATTGTAGATGGGTGATTTGATGGGGGATGGCATTGGGCAGCTGATGCGTTTTTCCTTCTGGCGCCGGTTGCAGAACCAGACCCGAACCACCTCCTTTTCCATGGAGAGCTGCTCTGCTATCAAGGATATCTCTTCTGAACTGGGCTTGGGGTTCTGCTGAGAGAGGGCAGGAGGTTAAAGAAAGCCCCAAAGAGCCGTAACTTACAGCATCAGTGtatgcttctgctgctggaaagGCAGAGGACAAGGGTGGGGTTGGCTGTAAACTGGTGAGGGGAGAAAATTTACTTCTAAGACAAAGAGTAAATATTAGGGTGAGAGATTATTTTCTGTGACCCAGAAAGTGCCTGTGATTCAACATCAAGTCTCATGGAATCAGTGGGGGATGAGTCACAGTACCTTGTCCTGTTATTGCATAAAGCACCACACTCTTTGATCTTAACAGCACCCTAAATCATTGCTTGGGGGGAAGCTAATGACTGGTGGGCTTCTTATCACTGCACAGGACACACAAGCTCTGAGTGCTGTTTGTACGCCTACCTGCGCCATCTCAGaaagccatttcttctctttcttcttccatccCTCATTTATAAAGGGAAATAAGAGTACTTATCCTTTCTTCTGCATCACTTATTTTCTGGTGCATTTGACAGCATTTAGCTCTAGGGGTTTTGATCTGAGTTGGACACTTGAGGGTCAAAAATACCTAGCACAGAGATGCCAAGACAGTTTTCCCATTACAAAGAATGCCTCATACCAGCTAAAAATGAGGTGCCCATAATGATCTGACAATGACTGTCTTTTGCTGTCGTTAACAGTCTTAGGAGGAAGTTTTGATATGATCAGGTATGagggagaaactgagaaaaaatgagAACTGGTCAAAAacagttttgatgaaaaattttCAATGTACAATTTAGTCCTACTGATTTAAAGCTTTGTTTGCTGTCTGTAgtgatttttcttgaaaatctTGATGCTTAAAAAGTGAAAGGCTCCACTTCTGAAATGATTCAGCAGCAATATCTGGAGCAACTAGTTCTGTGGTCTCACAAGACCTGCTTAACGGGGCATCCGTTTCGGTGCTGGACCGTGGCCACACGGCTCCCATGGCCACACAGTTCCTGTGACACACGCCTGCAACTCGCAAAGGGAAGAGGTGGGTGCAGCAGACCGGCTTTAGCTAGGGCACCCGTCAGTGGACGATAATGGGGAGGTGTGGTGATGAAATCACAACTCCTTTAAAACAACATTTACCAAGGAAATATTATgtctcatttcttttgttttgtggcttttcctGTTAACCCCTTCAAGCATTTTCTAACctgctatctcttttttttttttttttttgaggattcAGTGCTACTATGACCTAGCAAATGCCAAACTCAGAGAGAGTTCACAACACTTTGAAAGATTTTCCCCTCACATCTTGAAATCTTTTCTCCAGCGTGGAGCGAATGTTGGTCTCAATGCTGGTACGCTTCTTTCTTTTCCGTCCAAACATCTCATTCACTGAGGGGTAGGAATTGGGAGTGCTCATGGAAGAATCCAAAGGAGCAGATTctggaggaagagggaaggcaaAAGAGATATTCAAGAAGATAATGAGTTATTTTCATTTCTAGATCCTTTCTGGGAACTCTGGCACCtcgtaaaataaataaaatgttcctACATTGTGTGTCTTTCCTCTGATAGTGATTAAAATTGCTTCAACAGTCCCAATTCCATCAATGATATTGTCCAAATCAGGAAAGAAATATGAGTGCTAAAATTTTAATCAAcacactgtttttcctttttccagcttgATTTCCAGCCTGCTCTGATGGGGACTACACATTTTCCAATGATTTAATTTCACATGGTTAAAGATGTTGACTTACACCACCAGGATCAGGCCTCATGTAGCTGAGACACCTCCTGACACGATAAATCGGCCAAACATGCAACTGCTGAAGGGCTGGGTAAAGCACACGAGACTAAAGCCATTCGTTCCTGCTATGGTTTGCAGCCAGCAGAGGACGCCAGCCCAATCCCCGCTGCTACTGGGGATTCCCCTTGCAGTGATACCTTCCTTTTCTAATTACTAATCATGGGCTGATCTCTGAGCCCTTTAGGAGTCCCTTCCTATCCTTTCCAGCTTACACAGGGAGGGACTGAATGGACTAGCCCAGTGGTTTGCCCCAGGCCATGCGACAGAGCAAAAGGTGTTGCAGGAAGGGACTGCCCCAGCCACCAAACTGCAGTGTGAATCCCATAGGGCcagaaagaaaggacagaagtGATTTGATATCTAGGCTGCCGTGCAACCTGCTGTGCAATCCACAGCGGAAGGTGGTCTGTTACTAGCCCAGCCATGGATCTGAGAGGTCTTAGCTCAAGCTCCAATTTTCCTGGATTTTATTGGAAGTTCCTGGATGGATCCTCTCATCCTGGCCAAGACTGGTGGCATTTCTGCGTGTAATGTCACCTACCTGCGTCACTCAGCCACTTCTCCAGCAGGGGTTTGAGCTTGCACATATTCTTAAAGCTCAGGTTGAGAGCCTCGAAGCGGGAAATGGTGGTCTGGCTGAAATCATTGCCATAGAGCTTCCCCATGGCAAGTCCAACATCACCCTGCCAGAGAAGATCCAAATCACAACATGAGCTCAGAAAACCCCCCCTCACATCTTCCTGCTGTCAGACCACCTCTCAGGTTGCTTCCAGAATGGGTTCAGTCTTGTTTCCATGTCCTGCCTTCCAGAGAAAGTGACTTCTCTTTCCACAGGAATCTGCCCCACACCCCTGGAGCCTTTGTGTATTGGAGAAGGCGCAGAAAATGAGGTCATGGTAATGAGGTATTAGGAAGGGTTTGTATCTTCATATTTTGGAAGGGGATGCTCCAAAGAAAGCCAAATTGTATCTAATCCAGCCCTTCCTCCATCCATGCCTCTGCCACAGACTTCCCCAGTCCAACATGTCCACATCACGACGCTTCCCATTGATGAGGCTGCTCACCTGCGTGAACCCCAGTTTGATTCGCCTTTGCTTGAAAGTCTTAGCAAACTTTTCCAGCTCCTCCAGGTCACTGGGTTCCTCAGATGCTCCTGATGGAGTTAGGTGCTTTGCCACTTGCAAATGCTGGGGTACGTCCAGGTGGGGTTCAACCgatgagccagggagcccagaacgaCCCACAGCctgttaaaacaacaaaaaagatgcaTCAAATCACAACAATAGAAAATTACGCCATCTTCTCTGCTATTTGCCCTTAATGCAGCAGCACCTTTTGTAGCTGAGTGCTTCTCAGGGTGGGAGTGTATGCTGAGGCAAGTTACCTGCGATGCCAGGCTGGGTCCCGGttgggagaggagaaggctgccctgctgctgagggaaggagaggatgtTTGGCTGCAAagctgaggagagaaagagagacacatCTGATCAGAGCAGCTCCTTCCTCAGCACCTCGGCAGCTGAACCTCACTCTGCACAGGAAAGGCTCGTGAAGCTCTGAATGGAAAACGCTAGTTAGCTCTTGTTCAAAATATGAGAATTTCAGCCGTTACAAAGGTGGTTGGCTCTGAGTTGGACTATGAGAAAGGAAACGTTCTTTTCATGGTGCATTCGGCTGAAAGGGATTATTACAATAATGACACCGGTAAAATATCTCATCCACTGATCCCTGCACGTAGCTCATTAACCTAAGATTGAAGTAGGGGACAGACATCTAACTTTGATTCTAGATGTCAAGCAGCAGAGAATTTACTACATCCTTAGTGGTGTTCTCTCCCAGTGCTTAATCACTCTAGCtgttaagaaagaagaaaagtgtgtCTTATTTCCAGTAGAAGCTTTTCTGACTCCAACTTTCAGCCACTtgatcttattaaaaaaaccccgatCCCACAATTAATCTCATGAGCCTACCCACTCTGCTttctacatttcattttgaagtgtCATTTTGAAGCCATCTGACCCTTTCTTTTCTACCCCactgtatttcaaataaattgaATTTCTTTTGGAATATATAAACTGACACaaaatgatgaaaggaaaaaagaagggaaatctATAAAACTAACAAAAACTAGTATTTATGGAGAGTGTGTAATTGTTTAGTTGACAAACTGCCAAGCACAAGCCTATACGTCTCACAGGGAATGTCCTAAAGGATTAAGTAGCAACGGAAGCAGTGTAGTTCCCTAGAAATTTAGTCAGGTTCTTCAAGTCTGTTGTGAGTGAAGCCTATAGAATTTAGTGAGGATTTATAACCCTTCTTGAAACAGTCAAGATATGCTATTGATTGTAACTGACAATTATAGGGAAAACTATAGAAATTTATGgacttctgctgaaaaaaaaaaaaaaaggaaaaaagataatctCCAGAATCAATCAGTCCCCactctctgtctttccttttttaatttagatCTGAAAGTGCAGGatcccatttatttatttatattggtGTTTCAGTAAGCTTTCTCTAATGCTGGAACAACTTTGAATTTCAAATGCAGGCTGGTAATGAGGTGCACATTTTTAACAGTGAAGGTAATTAATCACTGGAATGGCTTGCCTAGGGACATGGCGGATGCTCTGTCATTTGGAGTCTTTAAAATCATGATTGAACACCTTTGCGAAAGCTAAGCTCTAGCTCAAATGAAAATTATGGACTGGATTCAGGAATCACTGGTTTGACAGCTGATGACACCAAGGCTGTGTTTTCGTAAGATGAAGACTTCAGCAGCAATATTTTGTCTGTGAGGATTCCCAGCATCTACCTGGCTGCTTGTTTCCACCTTTACAGCACAGAGCTCACCCCCTTATTCAAGTGCGCCAGCCTTAGCTGTTTGAAGGGCTGCACAATGAATCACATCAGGGCATAATGAATCAGACCTGGGAACTTACTTGacttaaaaacagctttaaaatacaaaaaacaaatgaaaacacgCGTCCTCTTGTAAAGGTTAAGCCCACAGCCAAGTCACTTCGGCCATGAAATCCATGAACTGATGTACCCATCAGTCAGAACTCAGGAAACATCAAGGGAGTTCCCACGATGGCCGGAGGGACAACTTTAGGAATATTTTGCACATCTCTTTGGTATGAAGAATGCTTCACCTGTATCTGTCCAAACAACTAATTCCATACAACCTATCTGTGCCTTCACTTTCACTCCCCAGTGGCTGTGCGTGCACATGGCAAAGGATCATTAAAACCTTGCAATCATCTATTCAAATGGAAGTGCTCTTGCACAAAAAGCTGTCTGCTGGCCAGACTATCCCATCTTTACCAAGTCTGGAACCAAAAGGGCTCATGGCCAAACAAGGGGCCATCTGTTGGAGGGGTTATAGCTGCCGAAGGAAGTCACTTAACATAAGAAACTCTAACTCTGTAAAAGGAACCAAGTTCTGTTTTGCAGTATAATGTGTTTCCTATTACATGTGAATTAAGTTGCAGACAGTATGCAACATATTATCCCGACTCTGCCATTTCAAACAAACTAAATTATAGATTATTGGTAAATATATATTCAAGCAGTTTATATCAAGTAGTTTCATTTTACATCGCTTAACATAATTTGGCAGAGAGAAGAGTTTATATACTGTCAACGAGAAATAGGTTTCCCACTTGCCTACATTACAGGTTTTCTTTTGGAGCATATGTGCCAGTGGATTCAAGCTGCAgagattttaacattttaattctgaattttggTTCATACGGAGGGACCGGAATAAATCAAGAATGTGAGCAAAGGACCCAAGTCCCTTTGCGTCTGTCAGGTTATGGATCAAAGCCTGCATTTGTCTGTCCACAAGTGGCATAAAACTTCATCAATAGCATGTCTGTATCTCTGTTGTTGGAGAAACGCCATAAAAAATATCAGCGGTAAAAATAGAAACACAGGCACTTTCTCAAGCACTGAGTTCAGTCCTCAGCCCTTTCATGGAGCTGATTACACTGTGTTTCAGAAGTAGCTAGACCTcctgtcctctcctgccccatggCTTGGAGTGAGATTTGGGAACAACCACTGGCAACTCCAAACCTCTCAGCTCTCATCCCTGGCTTGCTCCTGGCGAGGTTAGAGCTGTTTGTTCTAGCGCCAGCATCATCCTTCcaccagagcagctcagctccttccCTGGATTCACTCTCCCTCTAAGGTATTAGAGAGATCAACTCAacctctcctctgttttctggaAGAGATGAAGAGCGCCaacccagccaggctgggagcccAGGCAGGCTGCAACTGCTCCCAAGGAGCacgctcctggctcttctgctcaAAGCCAACCAGACGCTCTCCTGAATTTCGGAGGTGGGATCCCCACCAAGCCTGCAAAGGCTGGCCCCAAGGTGGCACTCTCGGCGCACTCAAGCCACAGGTGCCAGGAGCATCTCCGGAACCGCATCCTTCCCAGAGAAACTACTGGGATCATCCCAACTGTGGGAACAGGGGGAAAAGTGGGGCGAAACGCATCTGGTAACACAGACACCATCATGCTGTGAAAAAGTAACAGATCGGATTAAAAGCGACAGTCATGAGAACGGAGGTTTTTCCTAGATATGTATCTGCTTATAACAATGCCCCTTTCAGCTTTTAGCGCTCTTACCTTGCTGTCCGGCCTGAGACTGAGACAGTAGAAACTGGGGAACTGACTGCATATGACCAGGAAGCAATACAAGTTGCTGCAGGGTGTGAAGAGAGCTCATATCCTatggggaaaaagcaaagggaaCACCACCACTCAGAGATGTCTGCTCTACACACAGTATCATTCTCCTCTATAAAGCTTCCCTGCTCTTTTATGCTGTCCTTGACCTCCTCCCCACTTTACATTTAACTGTCAACACGCCGGATTTGTGTAATTCATGCACTGGAGAGCTACAGATCCATAAGTACTCCAGGATGAGAAGATTTCAGCTGTATAAGAAGAATTCTGTGCACGCAGACGTCCACATGGAGAATTGTCTACTTCTATCTGAAAAGTAAATTCTTGAAAAATGATGTTTTTGAGGCACTGACAATCAAAACCCAGTTGTTAGGAGTAACAGGGAAACCTCTTGGATTTCAGTTTCTTCCAGATAATGTGTTCTCAGAGAGTCAACTCCCTAAAATTACACAGGAATGTGCAGCTGACTGTCCCATCTCACGAACACCGAGAGCCTACTTTCCATAGAAGACTGATTTCCCAGACAGCCGTGTGCCGAGATGGGAAAGAAGCAATGCCCAGCAGTGCCTGATTCTCTGCACCAACAGCAACCGCATTGCAAGGGACACAGTGACCAGATCTGAAACCATTCCCTGTCCTTCGCCACATAGCTGACAGGAATTCCCCACCCTGCATTGAGGAGAGCGGGCGATAGGTACTGAGAGATGAGGATTACATCCCAGCGCTCTTCCACATTACGGGGGTTCCAGCTCCATGTCTGTTGTAGGGATTAGGGGATAAGAGTTTGCATTGCTTGggatagacacacacacaaaaaaaaaaaaagccctgataaGACCAACTCTTTTTAGAGGTACCTTTTTAGAGGAGCACATTACTCAACAAGATGAGCTCTTTGAGCTTCTCAAGAACTGTTTTGAAGCCTTGGGGAACTTGAACTGTCCCCAAATTGTGTAAGGGATCTGAATACCCCACAAAAGAATGAGGGAAGAGATTACTGAGCAGCTGTGTGGCCTTCTGGCATCTAACTTCCACTGGCATTTAACAAGAGTTAAGTGCTAAACTCCAATTTtttaccttaggaaaaaaaaaaaaatccctcaaggAATCAGTTTCTTCTCGTGTAAATCAATTGGAACCAACATATTCAAAGATGACTACACTGGTTCAGTTCAAGAGTTAATCTAGCCTAGGATCCCATCTCCAACAATGGCATTAACCAGGTGTTCACGAAAGAGGAAGACCGGGGCAAGCATATCAAATGCTTCCCCTTGGTATTGTCTCAGCCTCCCATTGTTTTCAGTTCAAGGGATTGCCTGAGCATGGTGTGGTTTGCCTACTTAGTAAACCCTCAAAGGAAATCTCTTCCAAGTATGTGTCCAGTCTGCCTTTGAACACATgcaatttttctgcagaaaagaaagaggctgAGGAGGAATCTGACTTTTGCCAAAACAAATTCACTTTTTCAATTTAGCGTCCATCATACCCTCGAGTCTCCTTTTGCCACTGTCAAAAGGCATACGTAATCTGGCAAGTGTGTCAAAACCACCAGGCTCTTCTCCGGAGGTTCCCTAACCACTGCCATTTCAGACTTCTGGATCCCTGAAGCAGCGAAGTTACTTACCCCCGCGATTTGGCTTCCAGGCATCATTGATGATCCCTGCACAAGGTGACCTGACCTAGGGGGGATTGTAGCTTGCAAGGAGTCGCTGAGGTCTtcagttttaatctgaaaaagaGCAAAGTAATTGTAGCATTAGGGAGCAGAGACAAGGGGATGGCGGAGGCGTGGGGTGGCTCAGAGCCTGAGAGGCTGGAAGGTATTGGGAAGGGGCTCCTTTCAGGGAAAAGTTAGAGGTCAGGACTCACTGCTTCCATCCCTGGCTTTGCAGAAAGGCATGGTCGTTCCCCACTTCTGCTCTCCAGTTTATAACACGAACAGTTTTCCTGCTCTGCCAAGCCACGGGGAAGCTTGCAGTTTGCCCAATTAAAACCCATTAATTAAAACACTTTAGGAAGTAACAAAGTTCCAGTGACTTAGCAAGGTTTAAAGCATGTGAGTGCTTTCCTCGGACAAAACACTGTGGCATTTTGTGGAGTTTTAAGGAAGACGTGAAGCAATTATCCTTTATAAATCACGACTCACAACCCGTTGGCAGGGTTGGCTATAGATAGCCTCTTATTTTGTTCTGCAGGTGGCAGAGAATGGTACaaggggatgggaaaggaaaggtCATGAAGTAAAAGACCTCAAAAAGCAGTGTAATCTTCCAGACTTGAAAATGCAGCACCCCAGGCACCAAAAGTATTTGCTCAGCTTCTACcagaaaacaacaagaaattgTACTGGTCTGGCaaggaaaaatctgctttcttagcTGGAataagctgcagaaaaagaaCCAGGAAACTTCACAGTTGTCAGCCCTTTGTGCAGTGGTCATTTTGACCTACTTTAATGTTCAAGAAAGACTTCTGTCTacaaaaaataatcttgatttcTGAGTCCACATTCTTAAGAGAAGAATTTATCCAGGGACCAGAACTGAATCCTTGTGTCTGGTTTATTCCATAGTCTCCATGTTAATTTCTAACATTGCTactacataaaaacaaacaaacaactgttACATCACTTTATACTAGCTGAAATCCTTTGGTAAGGCTGACTGGGACAGGAGAGAGGGGAACCTGTTTGGGAAACTTttagacatttttaaattaattcctgAAAGCTGTCTGAGGAGTGGCTATGTGCAGATGCCATGCACAGGGGACAGAAAAGTCATACAGAGCTcctataacattttttttttttctccaaaagatCCAAGCAAACTATTTCCAAACTTAGGCTGAAGTTTTTCCTAAGCATGAGAATGCCTGGAACAAAGCTCACATCATGAGTCCCATTCTTCATCTAAGCCTTTCTAGGGTAAGAAGAGGCTCCAGTTTCCACAAACTGGAAAAACCAGGAGGACACCAGAAAGGACAGGTCTTGAAAACCCTGTCTACAGCTCAGCATTGAAGATTCGCTTTTACTCCTAGGGCTGAACCTCACCATCTCCCACCAAATTACACCTGAGCCCACCATGCCCCAGAAGACAAGCAGGGTCGCCTTTGCCGGGGTTTTGTCGTGCCGACGCGGCCTTTAGGTCATACAGCCTCCTACCAGCAGAGGGGGACaagaaattcagcttttaaaaacagtggCCCAAGAGAACATTTTTGGTTGAGGGAGGTTTTATTTCAATTTgactaaagcaaacaaacacacaaatctcCA
It contains:
- the POU2F3 gene encoding POU domain, class 2, transcription factor 3 translates to MGWAPGCWVSGHPREPEVGRGVARRRMLTWPCMATGNGALGPFGSGPTPGLRGSGWQRREGKLAAPGNLGLTAGGWAHRGFPSTSRMVNLESVHAAVPEGERGPGCGGSHHFKEIKMSGDAADSTDTRHEPDQVEPGNEQNGLDFNRQIKTEDLSDSLQATIPPRSGHLVQGSSMMPGSQIAGDMSSLHTLQQLVLLPGHMQSVPQFLLSQSQAGQQALQPNILSFPQQQGSLLLSQPGPSLASQAVGRSGLPGSSVEPHLDVPQHLQVAKHLTPSGASEEPSDLEELEKFAKTFKQRRIKLGFTQGDVGLAMGKLYGNDFSQTTISRFEALNLSFKNMCKLKPLLEKWLSDAESAPLDSSMSTPNSYPSVNEMFGRKRKKRTSIETNIRSTLEKRFQDNPKPSSEEISLIAEQLSMEKEVVRVWFCNRRQKEKRISCPMPSPIKSPIYNSRLVSTSGSLGPLSVNPVHSTMPGTVTSSCSPGNSSRPSSPGSALHASSPGTAQSNSKAAMNSSGFNSSGSWYRWNQPTYLH